In Candidatus Defluviilinea gracilis, the genomic window CCTCGCAAGTCTCGAAGACCTGTGAGGTCTACAACAACGAGGAAATATGACCGAAGAAACCGTCAACGAAATCCAATGGACGATCCACCAGACTAATCCTGAGCTAGTTCAACCTGCCCGCGCGAGCCTCTCCGAGGTGATCGACCCGGAGATCGGGATGCACATCATCCAACTGGGATTGGTGCGCGACATTTCCATCGAAAACGGCGTTGCCCACGTGAAAATGATCCTTACCACCCCGTTCTGCCCGTACGGTCCCGCCATGATCGAAATGACCAAAGCCAAAGCCATGGAAGGACTCAACATGCCTGTCACCATCGAAATGGGCATGGACATGTGGGACTTCTCGATGATGGAAGATCCCTCCGCGTTGGACTGGGGAATGTACGCGTAGTTCGCTCGTCTGGTAGTCAAGTTGTCATTTCTCTACCGTACATGAAAGCTTTTTACCGCAAAGCACGCTAAGGTCGCCAAGTTAAAAAGGTTTTCTTTGCGTTCTTTGCGGGTGTCGCATGGCGCCATGGCGACACTTAGCCGTGCAAATGTATGGTAGAAAGGTTGTTATAAAAAGACGCCGTCCGTAAGGGCGGCGTCTTTTCTCTTCACCTTTCATTTCTCAGTGATCGTAATCGTCTCGATCACATCGGCAGGGACGCCGGAACCCGGCTCCGTGCGCGTAATACCGTTGACCACATCCATGCCCTCGATCACTTGCCCAAAAATCGTATGCAAACCGTTCAGCCATTCGGCTGGTCCGAATGTGATAAAAAACTGACTACCGTTCGTGTTCGGACCCGAATTCGCCATGGCGAGCAGTCCGGCCTTGTCAAACACAAGATCGTCGCGGATCTCATCCTCGAAAGAATAGCCGGGATCGCCTGTCCCATCCCCGAACGGGTCGCCGCCCTGCGCCATGAAGCCGTCGATCACGCGATGGAACGTCAAGCCGTTATAAAAACCTTCACGGGCGAGGAATACAAAATTATTCACGGTCACTGGCGCTTTGTCTGCAAAGAGCTCAGCCACAAACTCGCCGCCATTTTGCATCTTGAACGCGGCAAAATACTTTGCGGATGGGTCAATGGTCATTTCGGGAGGCGACGCATATTGCATGATCTGAACCCGCTCCGCCTGTTGCGTCGGACGGTTTCGCACAAAAACAAAAACCAACCCCACAACCACCAGAAAAACGATCGCAAGACCGACCCGTTGAACGGTCTGCTCCGATTGTTTTGCCTGCAACGCTCTTTCGCGCTCGTCGATCTTCTTCTTGTTTGCCATATCTGCTTTTCTCCTAATTCCTGTCGGGATATTTGAAGTGGCGAAACAAGTGTGCAAAAACCATCTTTGCCACAGAGAACACCGAGACCGCAGTGAAAAACTCAAATTCTCTGTGGACTCTGTGACTGTACACACCCAAATAACCACTCCCGGGATATTTCCGACGATTCTAGCATACTCATTACCGAATATAATGGGAACCATGCAACCATACGCCTTCAAAAAACATATCACCATACCTCAAGATCACGGCTCGTGGGTCTTCATCCTCAGCCCATTACTGATCGGCATCTTTGCCGGGAACACCTTCAACTACGGCTCCTTCAACCTGATCGTCGCGGCAATGGCGGCGTTCATGCTCCGCCAGCCCACAACCGTGCTGGTTAAAATTCTCGCGGCTCGCCGCCCGGATAGCGAACTACCCGTTGCGCGGTTCTGGCTCGCCCTCTATTCAGCCATCGCCCTGGTATCGGTCATCGCCCTCGTCCTTGAAGGTTTCTACTTCATCCTGTATCTGGCGGTTCCGGGCGCGTTCGTCTTTGGCTGGCATTTATGGCTGGTGCGCAATCGCGATGAAAGAAAACAGGTCGGCGTCGAGATTATCGCCACAGGCGTGCTATCGCTAACCGCGCCCGCCGCCTATTGGATCGGTGTCGGACGATACGACCCCGCAGGCTGGTGGTTATGGATCCTTGTGTGGTTTCAATCCGCGGCAAGCATTATCCACGCCTACATGCGACTCGACCAACGCGTCTTGAAAGCGATGCCCACTCGCAACGAATCGTGGAAGATGGGATTCCGCGCCGCGCTCTACACCACCTTCAACCTCGCTTCCACCCTGACGTTAGGCTTGCTCGGCTTTCTCCCCAGCCTTCTCTTCCTCCCCTACCTCTTACAATGGAGCGAGACCATCTGGGGAATCTTTTTCCCCGCCGTGGGATGGAAACCCACCCGCATCGGCGTTCGCCAGTTGATCGTTTCCATTTTGTGGACAGTATTGTTTATTCTTGTGTGGAGGTGATGTGACCCGCGCTTTCATACCCGGAACGCGGTTTTTTCCGCGCGATTTGCCGAATACGCCGAACTCGTCAGGAAGATGCTCATGCGTCAACGGAGATGAACTTAGATGAGCCAATCAAACCTGGAATTGCTCGCTGAAATTCAAGGTCGCTGGCAGGCGGATATCATTAAAGGATACCTTGCCCTGCATGGGATCGATGCCCACCTCGCGCAGGAGGCGATCGGTCAACTGATTCCCACAAACTTGGACATCTTTGGACGCGTGGAAATTTTTGTGGCAAACGAAGATCTGGACACTGCCCGAACTTTAATGGAAACTTATTTTGATAACATGGAGGCGAAATGAATTTCGATTTGACCGAGGAACAGACGCTCTGGCGCAAGACCGTTCATGAGTTTGTGGCGAAGGAAGTGCAACCCAAAGCCCAGGAAGTGGACGCGACCAGTGAATTCAACTGGGAGGCAACGCGCAAGATGGGTCCGCTGGGGTTGCTGGGGTTGAACATTCCCGAAGCGTACGGCGGCGCGGGCGTGGATTCGATCAGCGCGGCGATCGCACTGGAGGAATTGGGTTGGGGGTGTGGATCAACCGCACTGGCGATTGCGGCGCATAACGGTCTCGGCACAACTCCGATCGTGCTGTTCGGAAGCGAATTGATGAAATCAAAATGGCTGGCTCTCGTATCCAGCGGAAAAAATAAGCTCGCCGCGTTGTCGCTCACCGAACCGGGCGCGGGCTCCGATCTACAGGGAGGCGTGATCACGAAAGCCGTCAAAGATGGGAACGAGTGGGTGATCAACGGCGCGAAGATGTGGTGCACGAACGCGTCCATCGCTGAGTACATCGTCACGCTCGTCCGCACGGATGCGAAAGGCGGCTCGCGTTCGTTGAGTCAAATTTTGGTGCCGACGAGTTCGCCGGGGTTGAAGATCGGTCGCGCCGAGAAAAAGATGGGACTGCGCGGCTCCCCCACCCATGCCGTGACGTATGAAGATGTGCGCGTGCCGCTCGATCATTTGGTGGGCGAAGAAGGCAAGGGATTGCAACAAACGTTGTCGATACTCGATGGCGGGCGCGTGGGCATTGCGGCAATTTCAATTGGGCTGGCGCAAGCCGCGTTCGAGTATGCGGTCAGTTACGCCCGCGAACGCAAAGCCTTTGGCAAGCCCATCGCCGAGCAACAAGCCATCCAATGGATGCTGGCAGATGCGGCGACCGAGATCGAACTCGCCCGCACAATGTTGTACAAAGCCGCATGGCTCAAAGAGCAGGGACGCAACTTCAACAAGGAAGCCGCCATGGCAAAGATGTTTGCCACTGAAATGGCGGAACGCGTCTGCCGTAATGCGATCCAAATTCACGGCGGCTACGGCTACTCGAGCGAATATCCCGTTGAAAGAATTTATCGAGACGCGAGGTTGATGACGATCGGCGAGGGGACGAGCGAGATTCAACGGTTAGTGATCGCGCGGCATGTGTTGGCGAGCGAATAGACAGAGAGACGGTCACAAGCGACCGTCTCTCTGTCTATATGGGCATGGTTGATATAAGGCGAATACTGTCGCGTCAAGAACTTCCCAGTAGCGCCTATGCGCCGTTCCTCGCCGCAATGGGACCCAGATACGACTCCAGCAACGCGTCCATCTGCTCCAGCGACTCGCACACGAACAGCATCGGGTTGAAGGCGTAGACCGTCTTCGGGATGCGGGCGATGGTCTCGATGTCGAACGGCGCGATGATGACCTCGCCGCCGAAGATACCCTCCTGCTCGATGCCCAAACTCTGATACAGCGACAACACCACGTTCCAGCCTGCGTCGGCGGAGGACATCTGTCCCTTTTGGTGGAGCGCGTTCACCCCGTCTATGATGCGGAACAATTTATTCTTGTTCGCCATAAACTGGTGATGCACCTGCTTGTACACATCGTGAGTAAAGTCAATCACGTTATCGCGCCCGAGGCGGTAGAACTCCATGATGGTGCGCGTCAACTCTTTGCGACCTGAGATGATCCCCGCGCCGAAGACCTTGAAGCGGTTATCCTGCACGACGAGTCCGAACTCCGTGCTGTACCACGCCAGACGTTTGATCACCTCGCGCTCTTCTTGAGTCGCTTTCATGTAGGCAGGCGCAAATTTATCTTCGATGCGCGCATAAAACTCCTGCGTCAAGAACGGCAGATGCCCAAAGATGTCATGGAACATATCTGGCTCAGGCGTAAATTCCATTTGGTCGCGCGTGCGCAAATAATCGGTGATGAGGAACACGCGGTTGGCAAATTTTTTATACCAATCGTCCGCCATCGTGTAACGCACCACCGTCCGCTCGATGCGCCAGCCCGAACGCGGCGTGATGTTCCCATTCAAATGCGCCACCGTCGAAATGCCGCGCGGGTCGAGTTGCAGAAATCCCATCCCCTTCTTCCATTCGTCGCAGATATGCTCAACAAGATACGGCTGATGCACGCCCGCGTATAAGTCCGCCCAAATGGCGTGCTGCTCGGCGGAAAAACTGATCTCCTGATTTTCGCTCGAATATTCTTTGGTTGGGTCAACGTGTTGTTCGGCAATATCCCCCGTGTAAACTGTTGAGGTTTGATTGGTAGCCATTGGTTCACCTTTCTTGATCGATGAAGGAGTCGGCTTGCGACGAAAATATATCACCGCCAAACATGAGCGTCAAGTTTCGCCCGTACCGCAAAGTTCACTTTGCGCGTTCTTGATGCAGTACAACTCCTCAAGATCGTAGTCAATCTGGATTACAATCTCTCTCATGCCCGATCAGCCTCTCAAAAATAAAACCGTCCTCATCACTGGCGCGGCTCGCCGCCTCGGGCGGATGTTCGCACTGGCGTGCGCGCAAGCGGGCGCGGATGTCGTCATCCATCACGCGCACTCGCAAGCGGATGCTGAATCGTTACGCGACGAAATCACGCGACTCGGTGGACGCGCGTGGATTGTTCAAGCGGACTTAAACGATTCAACTCAGACGGGCGACCTGATTCGGCTTGTCAACGAATCCACGCCTCTGCATTTTCTCGTCAACAGCGCCGCGATCTTCGAGTCACTCACGTTCGATTCAACCACGCTGGATGATTGGAACCGTCACCTCGCCCTCAACCTCACCGCGCCTTTCCTCCTCAGCCAAGCCTTCGCCCGTCAAGCAGACGAAGGCGCGCGCATCGTCAACATCCTCGACTGGCGCGCCCTGCGCCCCGCCGCGGACCACTTCCCCTACACCGTGAGCAAGTCCGCGCTCGCGGCGATGACCAAGTCCATGGCGGTTGCCCTCGCGCCGAAGATCACGGTCAATGGACTTGCGCTCGGCGCCATCATCCCTCCCGCCGATGGAAACGCCTCGCCCGACATCACGAAAAATATCCCCATGAAACGCTGGGCAAAAGAAAATGAAGTGGAACAAGCCTTGCTGTTCCTGCTCACCTCCCCCACGTTCATCACAGGCGAGATCATTCATGTGGATGGCGGAAGACATTTGGTATAGTCGTAGTGGCGACTTCAGTCGCCCACGCAGAACGACTAAAGTCGTTACTACATTCAAAGGAAATCCCCATGGACAAAGTCATCATCAAAAACCTGCTCGCCCGCGGCATCATCGGCGTCAACGACTGGGAACGCAGCCGCGCCCAAAATATCTTGATCAACCTCACCCTCTTCACCGACACGCATCGCGCGGCGGAGACCGATCACATCAACGATTGCGCGGATTACAGCAAGATGTCGAAGAAAGTGATGGCGCACGCCGAAAGCGTACAGCGTCTCACCGTGGAAGCGCTCGCCAACGATCTGGCGAAGCTCTGCCTTGAGGATGCGAACGTGCAAAAAGTCATCGTCCGCGTGGAGAAGCCAGGCGCGGTGCGCTTTGCCGAATCGGTGGGCGTGGAGATCGAACGTAGCCGCGATGAATGAACTCCACCTCGCGTATTTGAGTCTGGGGTCGAATATCGAGCCTGAGGTCAACTTGCCGAAGGCGGTGAAATTATTATCAAAACGCGGGGAGGTCGAAAAAATTTCAAGCACGTGGGAGACAGAACCCGTCGGCGGCGAGGGTGGAAATTATTTGAACGCGTGTTTGTCCTACAAAACAACACTCGCGCATGATGAATTGAAGACCACGATTCTTCATCTCATCGAATCAAGCCTTGGACGCAAACGCACGCAAGACAAAAATGCGCCTCGAACCATTGACATTGACATCGTCTTGTTCGACGACGAGATCGTCGGCGGACGCTGGCTCTCGCAATTGTTCGTCGTTGTGCCGCTGGCAGAAATTTATCCCGACTTTCAAAACCCCACCTCTCATGAAAGCATCGCAGAAACAGCGACGCGCCTCCGCCGTGAATTTTGGACGGAGACGCGTCGGGATGTGTTGCTAGGCTGACGAGGGCGAACCAGCCCGCCCTGCGAACGAAGCGCGGCGTCAGAACTGAATCGGTTTTGCTCCGCGGCTGATGTTATCCAAAAATTCCTGCCGCGTCGCCAGGCTCGCGCGGAACGATCCGTGCATCGCGGAAGTCGTCATGCGCGCGTCGTGCTTCTTCACGCCGCGCATCATCGCGCACAAGTGCATCGCTTCGACGACGACCGCCACGCCTTGCGGCTCAAGCGTTTTTTGGATGAAGTCCGCGATCTGGCGCGTCATGCGTTCTTGAATTTGCAAACGACGCGCGTACATATCCACGATGCGCGGAATTTTCGACAAGCCGATCACTTTGCCCTTGGGGATGTACGCGACGTGCGCGCGGCCGATGAACGGCAGCATGTGATGCTCGCATAAACTGTAAAATTCGATGTCGCGCACGATGACCATTTCGTCGTAGGCGATGTTGAACAACGCGCCGTTGATGATTCGCTCAGGCTCGGCCGTGTAGCCGCTCAACAATTCGGTATACATCCGCGCCACGCGGTCGGGCGTGTTTTTCAATCCTTCGCGTTCGGGGTCCTCGCCCACCGCTTCGATCAACTCGCGGATGATGCGGCTAATGGTTTCTATGTTAATCTTGCTTTCGCTTGCTTCGTTCGATTCCTCGTCAGACTCCATGCTCGCTCCTTGAACATTCAGCCCGACAATGTTTGCCGGGCTGATGATTTTTTTCTTTCGTCAGGACTTACGCAGTTGGCGGGCAGTTCGATTTGCCAAGCAAATCGTGCCGCCGCCGCAGTGCAACTACGGCAAAACAGGTTCAACTGCGTACGTCCTATTTCGTTTTACCCGACGATCGGTTCGATCAACCCATACGACCCGTTCCGCCTTCGATACAACACTTGGATCGAATTCTTCTCGGCGTTGAAAAAGATGAAAAAGTTGTTATGCCCCAGCAGGCGCATTTGTTCAACGGCTTCATCTTCATTCATCGGCATGATGATGAACTTCTTGCGCTTCGCGATCAACGGCAGGAGTTCGCCGGTCTCGTCCACCGGCATCTCTTCTTCCTCCACCACCTCCGCCGCCGAACGCCCATCGCCGCGACCGCGATGACGCTTCCCTTTGTACCGTTCGATCTGCCTCTGCATTTTATCCAACGCCGTATCGAACGCGAGATGCAGATCGTCCGCTCGCTCCTCCGTTCGCAGCAGAAATCCTTTTCCGCGCACGGTCATTTGCGCCACTTGCCGGTCGCTCGCCTGCCGCGCGTTCTTCTCGTGCGACAACTCGATGTAAACTTCTTCTATATCTTGAAGGAGCCGCTCAAGTTTGGCGGTCTTCTTTTCAACATACTCGCGGGTGTTATCGGTCAAACGCATGTTTCGAGCCTGAACATCGATCTTGCTTGTCATGACAGACCTCCTGAAATTATTTTATCAATCACGCATATGCGCGATTGTCAAACGCGATTCAGATCGTGATGTGAAAGCGCCCGCGCGATCGTGATGGCGTAAATCTCTGATGCGCCCGCAGACAGCAACGCGTCGGCACAGGCGGAGATGGTGGAACCGGTCGTCGCCACATCGTCCATCAACAGGACGGACTTCCGCTTCACCTCCGACGGGTCAGCCTGATACGCCGCGCGGACGTTTTCTCGCCGTTCAGCCGCCGTCAAGCCAACCTGCGTGCGCGTCTCGCGGACCTTTCTCACTCCATGCGGCGCGTACGAAATCCCAAGTTCATACGCGAGAGGCTTCGCAACGAGCGCAACTTGATTATATCCTCGCTCTTTCAAACGAGCCTTCCCCAACGGAATCGGGATCAACATATCCACATTCCAGTTCAACTGCTGGGCAAATTCCGCCATGTCTACCGCGATCGCATCCGCAAGCCCAATGTTGCGGCGATACTTGATGGTATGCAACGCGTTCTGCACCGGCGAATCAAAAACCGCCCAAGAACGCATCATTCGATACGCGGGCGGGTTTACTTTGCATTTCTCGCATCGTTCAGCCCCTTTCGTTGGTATTCCGCATTTCTCACAGAACGGTTTGCCGATTTTCGGCGCGCGCTTCCTACAATCAGCGCACCAGCGCGAACCGGGTTTTCCGCATCCGCCGCACACGGGCGGGAAGAGCAAATCCAACCCGCTCCAGGTCCATCGGTACAAGCGATACGACCACGGAATGTTTTTCAAAGCAGTAGATCACAAAGTTGCGTAAATATTAAGCGCCGCCGGAGTGAGAATAATGATCATAATGGACGGGAAGATCAACAACGCCATGGGGACGATCATCTTTACTGGCGCCTTATGAGCCGCTTCTTCCGCAATCTGGCGTCGCTTGACGCGCATTTGATCCGATTGAATTCTCAAAACGCGCGCCATGCTCACGCCCAACATTTCGCTTTGAATGATCGCCGCCACAAAACTCGATACTTCGGGGATTCCCAGACGGTCTCCCATCGCTTTCAAGGCTTCGCGGCGGGTCTTGCCCAACTGCACTTCGCGAATGGTCCGCGCAAATGCCAAAGAAAGTTCATTCTCCCATTTCTCGGTCACTTTTGCCATGGCGGCGTCAAAACCCAAGCCAGCCTCTACGCAGATCGTCAACAAATCCAAGGCGTCGGGCATTGCCCTGCGCACTTCAGATTGCCGCTGGGTGATTCGGCGCGTCAAGATGAGATGCGGCAGAAAAAACCCTCCAAAGAGCGCGCCGCCGATATATAAAAAGTTGTTACTTGCTTGTGGCGCGGGATTCAAAGCCACCGTTGTAATCATGAATCCGCCCAACAAAACGGCGAGGATAAATCGAATTGCCAAAAACGTGGGCGCATCCACGGGCCAGGGGTTACCCGCCAATTCAAGATTACGGGCAGTATCTTGAATCATCTTTTGGGGCGTAAAGCGGGCTGAAAATTCGCCCAACCTCCTCACCGCCGGGATGAGCACCCGTTCGCTGAAGTTCTGAGAAAGCTCAATCTCCTCAAGAGACGCCACTTCGCCCCGCTGAATGAATTCCGAAAGCCGCTCCTGCAACGGATCGTCCGCTTCGCCTTGCGCGGCCGCGTTCGCCCGGATGCTGAAGACCACCACGGCAATAATGACCAGGACAACAACACCGCCGAAGATCAATAATCCAGCGCTCACATCACACCTCGATATCCGCGATCTTCATCATGATGAAATAGCCCAGCGCGATCATGCCGACAATGACTGCCACAGCCACAATTCCGCAGAGCGGTTGGGGTATTCCTCCGCGATCGTCAAAAAATCCTGCCAGATAGTCCGGGCTTACGAACCAAAGCGCCACGCTTAGAAACACCGGGATGAGAGACAAAACAGTTCCAGAGGTGCGCACGGAAGCGGTCAACACGCGAATTTCGCCTTTGATCCGCACGCGTTCCCGGATGGTGAAGGAAATCGTATCGAGGATTTCGGATAGGTTACCGCCAACTTCACGCTGAACATTGATCGCCGTGATCACGAAATCAAGGTCGTCGCTGGGAATGCGGCGAAGCATATTGTCAAGCGCCTTCTCCTGCGGGATACCGATCTGTATCTCCTGGACCAATCTCCTGAACTCATCGGAAATCGGCGCGGGAAGTTCCCGACTCACCGCTTCCATGGCTTGCATCGTGGAATACCCCGCCCGTAAGCCGTTTACCATCAGGTTCAGCATATCAGAAAGTTGATCGTTGAACTTGTAAAGCCGCTGAGTTTGTTGTCGTTTGACGTACAACCGCGGCAGGAAGAACCCGATCACACCGCCGATCACAGCGGAGATCCAGATCGGTTGGAGGAGAAAGCCAATCGCGCCCAAGGCCGCTACCGAAATAAAGATCAAAGCGTAATATTCAGATACTTTAAACTTGAGATCGGCGCGCGCCAACTCGCGGGCAACCCGGTCGCCCCAGGAAGATTTCGCAACCCGTCGGTTTAACCATTCACTGACGACAGCGCCTCGCGAGGATTCTTCCACTCGAGGCTTGTCATCTTCAAGGAATTGACCCAGGCGCTCCTCTACCAACGACCGGTCACTGATCACAGTAATGACTGCGCCAACAATGAGGAGGACCAGGAGGAGGATGCCCCCCCCAAGCAATATGACGGGATTCATTGATCACATACCTGCAAAATCGACCTGCTAATATCGTCGCCTTTCGCCAATACCAAAAATCGATGGGGGCAAATTAATACCCGACGCCTCGATCTTATCCATAAACTTGGGACGCAGACCCGTCGGGCGCAATCGTCCAACGATTTGGCCGTTCTCGATCCCGGTTTGTTCGAACACAAAGATATCGGTCATGGTAATCACATCGCCTTCCATGCCGCTGACTTCGGTGATGTTGGTCACTTTTCTTGTTCCATCGCGCATGCGCTCCTGATGGCAAATTACATCCACCGCAGAGGCAATCTGTTCACGGATGGCGCGAGCAGGGAGTTCCATACCAGCCATTAGCGTCATGGTTTCGAGGCGCGAAAGAGTATCTCGCGGACTATTTGAGTGAAGGGTGGTCATCGACCCATCATGACCTGTATTCATCGCCTGAAGCATATCTAATGCCGCCTCATCGCGGATCTCGCCCACCACAATACGGTCGGGGCGCATACGCAACGCATTGATCACCAACTGTCGGATTGTGATTTCACCGCGTCCTTCAATATTGGGCGGCTTGGATTCAAGCGTAACCACGTGTTCCTGACGAAGCTGCAACTCTGCGGCGTTTTCAATCGTCAAGATTCGTTCATCCACAGGGATAAAACTGGATAACACATTTAGCAATGTTGTCTTTCCAGAGCCTGTGCCGCCGGAAATTACCACGTTCAATCTCGATTCCACACACGCTTTCAAGAACTGCACGCCTTCAGCCGATAGCGATCCATACGTGATGAGTTGATCCACGGTAATTGGGTTCTTGGAAAATTTACGGATCGTCAGGACAGGTCCAACGAGCGAGATTGGGGGAATCACTGCGTTCACACGGGAGCCGTCCGGCAAACGGGCGTCGACATATGGGCTTGATTCGTCGATGCGCCTTCCCAGAGGCGCCACAATACGGTCGATGATGCGCATGACATGATCGTTGTTCTCAAAAGTGACCGGCACGCGATGAATCTTACCTTTACGCTCAATATAGAGATTTTTCGCGCCGTTCACCATCACTTCCGTAATGGTCTCATCCTCCAGTAAGGGTTGTAACGGACCAAAACCAAGGATTTCCGCCGTGATCTGCTCAAACAAACGGGCTTTTTCAGGCCGTGACAGAACGATGTTTTCTTCCGCCAAGATTTGTTCGAAGAGATCCTGGATCGTTTTGCGAACATCATCGGTCCGCGAGATATCCATGGTAGGATCGAGTTCGGATAGTAGTTTATTCTGTACGCGGGTTTTCAGGTCGAAGTATGTGCCAGCCTGCGGCGATGTGATGGGCGCGTTTACGCGCCTTGCCTGCAAGGATGCAAGTTTTGAACCATCCCCTCCCTGATTGCCGGAGGATTGTCCGCCGCCGGACGACCCCGTCTGTCCTTGTTCAATTCTTTTCAATAGAGACATATATATCTCCTATAACTCTTTGCTTATCGCCTGGCAACCCGGCCCGGTTCACCGTCAGACTCGAGTTCGGCAACACGCGCCCGGACGTTTTCAGCCAAAGAAAGAATTCCTCGGGATGCAGGCTGATTTCTGGCTTCCAAAATAAACGGGACGCCGCGATTCACCGCCTTTGTTACAACTTGTTCGTCCAGCGGGATGATCGTCGCAACAGGTTGTTTTAGGTTGTCAGCCACCCGGTCCGGCGTGATATTAATCCGTTTGTCAAAGCGGTTCATCACAAAAATGATCCGGTCGCGATCGACGCCCATGGTTTGCAGAAGATCTAAAAATAAACGACAATTCTTGATCGAAGGAATATCCTGGGAAGTGACAAGAATGATGATATCGCTAATATCAAGAATGGAAAGGACGTTGTCGGTCAGGTAGGGTGATGTATCAACCACCACATAGGGGTAAAGTTTTTGCAGATATTCGAGCACCTTAGACAACTGCTCGCCAGTCACCTTTTCGGCGTATTCAGGGCGGCTGGGTGCGGCAAGGATGTGCAACCCCGATGCCGCATGTTTCACCATGACTTCCTCAACGATCTCCGGGTCGAGTTCTTCGGCTCGCGGCGCCAGATCGGCAATGGTATTCTTACCTTGTTCATTGACAAAGACAGCGACGTCGCCAAATTGAAGATTCGCATCCACCAACGCGGCGCGAGTGTCTTCATTATTTAGGGTCAGGGCAAGATTCACGGCAATGGTAGTGCAACCGACACCGCCTTTAGGGCTGTAAATCGTTACAATTTTCCCCTTCGTGCCATACGAATAACTAGTCCCAGCCATCGATCCCATGGCAGGCGCCACTTGGACCTGGGCGGCCT contains:
- the folE gene encoding GTP cyclohydrolase I FolE — encoded protein: MESDEESNEASESKINIETISRIIRELIEAVGEDPEREGLKNTPDRVARMYTELLSGYTAEPERIINGALFNIAYDEMVIVRDIEFYSLCEHHMLPFIGRAHVAYIPKGKVIGLSKIPRIVDMYARRLQIQERMTRQIADFIQKTLEPQGVAVVVEAMHLCAMMRGVKKHDARMTTSAMHGSFRASLATRQEFLDNISRGAKPIQF
- the raiA gene encoding ribosome-associated translation inhibitor RaiA is translated as MTSKIDVQARNMRLTDNTREYVEKKTAKLERLLQDIEEVYIELSHEKNARQASDRQVAQMTVRGKGFLLRTEERADDLHLAFDTALDKMQRQIERYKGKRHRGRGDGRSAAEVVEEEEMPVDETGELLPLIAKRKKFIIMPMNEDEAVEQMRLLGHNNFFIFFNAEKNSIQVLYRRRNGSYGLIEPIVG
- a CDS encoding acyl-CoA dehydrogenase family protein, producing the protein MNFDLTEEQTLWRKTVHEFVAKEVQPKAQEVDATSEFNWEATRKMGPLGLLGLNIPEAYGGAGVDSISAAIALEELGWGCGSTALAIAAHNGLGTTPIVLFGSELMKSKWLALVSSGKNKLAALSLTEPGAGSDLQGGVITKAVKDGNEWVINGAKMWCTNASIAEYIVTLVRTDAKGGSRSLSQILVPTSSPGLKIGRAEKKMGLRGSPTHAVTYEDVRVPLDHLVGEEGKGLQQTLSILDGGRVGIAAISIGLAQAAFEYAVSYARERKAFGKPIAEQQAIQWMLADAATEIELARTMLYKAAWLKEQGRNFNKEAAMAKMFATEMAERVCRNAIQIHGGYGYSSEYPVERIYRDARLMTIGEGTSEIQRLVIARHVLASE
- a CDS encoding DUF59 domain-containing protein, which encodes MTEETVNEIQWTIHQTNPELVQPARASLSEVIDPEIGMHIIQLGLVRDISIENGVAHVKMILTTPFCPYGPAMIEMTKAKAMEGLNMPVTIEMGMDMWDFSMMEDPSALDWGMYA
- a CDS encoding ComF family protein, coding for MRSWAVFDSPVQNALHTIKYRRNIGLADAIAVDMAEFAQQLNWNVDMLIPIPLGKARLKERGYNQVALVAKPLAYELGISYAPHGVRKVRETRTQVGLTAAERRENVRAAYQADPSEVKRKSVLLMDDVATTGSTISACADALLSAGASEIYAITIARALSHHDLNRV
- a CDS encoding DUF2007 domain-containing protein, translating into MSQSNLELLAEIQGRWQADIIKGYLALHGIDAHLAQEAIGQLIPTNLDIFGRVEIFVANEDLDTARTLMETYFDNMEAK
- a CDS encoding YwiC-like family protein, with the translated sequence MQPYAFKKHITIPQDHGSWVFILSPLLIGIFAGNTFNYGSFNLIVAAMAAFMLRQPTTVLVKILAARRPDSELPVARFWLALYSAIALVSVIALVLEGFYFILYLAVPGAFVFGWHLWLVRNRDERKQVGVEIIATGVLSLTAPAAYWIGVGRYDPAGWWLWILVWFQSAASIIHAYMRLDQRVLKAMPTRNESWKMGFRAALYTTFNLASTLTLGLLGFLPSLLFLPYLLQWSETIWGIFFPAVGWKPTRIGVRQLIVSILWTVLFILVWR
- a CDS encoding SDR family oxidoreductase; its protein translation is MPDQPLKNKTVLITGAARRLGRMFALACAQAGADVVIHHAHSQADAESLRDEITRLGGRAWIVQADLNDSTQTGDLIRLVNESTPLHFLVNSAAIFESLTFDSTTLDDWNRHLALNLTAPFLLSQAFARQADEGARIVNILDWRALRPAADHFPYTVSKSALAAMTKSMAVALAPKITVNGLALGAIIPPADGNASPDITKNIPMKRWAKENEVEQALLFLLTSPTFITGEIIHVDGGRHLV
- the folB gene encoding dihydroneopterin aldolase — translated: MDKVIIKNLLARGIIGVNDWERSRAQNILINLTLFTDTHRAAETDHINDCADYSKMSKKVMAHAESVQRLTVEALANDLAKLCLEDANVQKVIVRVEKPGAVRFAESVGVEIERSRDE
- the folK gene encoding 2-amino-4-hydroxy-6-hydroxymethyldihydropteridine diphosphokinase; this encodes MNELHLAYLSLGSNIEPEVNLPKAVKLLSKRGEVEKISSTWETEPVGGEGGNYLNACLSYKTTLAHDELKTTILHLIESSLGRKRTQDKNAPRTIDIDIVLFDDEIVGGRWLSQLFVVVPLAEIYPDFQNPTSHESIAETATRLRREFWTETRRDVLLG
- a CDS encoding peptidylprolyl isomerase codes for the protein MTIDPSAKYFAAFKMQNGGEFVAELFADKAPVTVNNFVFLAREGFYNGLTFHRVIDGFMAQGGDPFGDGTGDPGYSFEDEIRDDLVFDKAGLLAMANSGPNTNGSQFFITFGPAEWLNGLHTIFGQVIEGMDVVNGITRTEPGSGVPADVIETITITEK